Within Trichoderma atroviride chromosome 2, complete sequence, the genomic segment CTTTGCTGGgctgggaaaaagaaagaggtggGATATCTTCACGATGTCTTGGAGATGTGCATACGGCAATGGGGAATCAAGCGGCCAGAATGGGAATGGAAGGGAAACTCGGATGAATCGATCGGAAGCGCTGCACTTGGATTCCAAGTATTATGAGGCTGACATGGAATTTTTTTCTGCGAATAGTCAAGGTCAGCATCAAGACCCGTATCGTCACTGTCGAGGGTCCCCGAGGTACGAAACACCATCCATCCGCCAATCGCTCTTCAAGACGAACTCTTGAACGGCAGATTCGACGACAACTCCATCAAGAAAGCTAGTTTCTAACATGGGAGGCTTATAGGCAAGCTCACCAAGAACCTCGGTCACTTGGCTGTCAACTTCGGTCACCCCAAGAAGaacaccatctccatcgagATCCACCACGGCAACCGTAAAAATGTTGCCACCCTCCGCACCGTCCGCTCCATCATCGAGAACCTGATCACCGGTGTCACCAAGGGCTTCAAGTACAAGATGCGATACGTCTATGCCCATTTCCCCATCAACGTCAACCTGGACAAGAACAAGGAGTCTGGCCTGTTCGAGGTCGAGATCCGAAACTTCATTGGCGAGAAGATTGTCCGACGAGTTACCATGCACGAGGGTGTCGATGTCGAGATCTCCAAGGCCCAGAAGGATGAGCTCATCCTGAGCGGCAACTCACTCGAGAACGTCTCCCAGAGCGCCGCAGATATCCAGCAGATCTGCCGGGTGCGCAACAAGGATATCAGAAAGGTACGGATTTCTACTCACCACGATTCTGGTGCACTCGACAACGAGGAGCTGTTATGGTTGAATGGACAATATTCTCCATTCTCTATTCGCCCTGAATACTGCACTCTCATTTCAAATCACAATTATGAATCAATAATGCTAACTTTTACTCAACTCCAGTTCTTGGACGGTCTGTACGTCTCCGAGAAGGGCAACGTCGTGGAGGAGAACTAAGTGTACCAAACAAGgatctttgtttcttttgcgTTTCTGGGTCTCCGGAGTGGCGAAGGTTCATCATTGCATGTCACGTAGCAACGGGGCTACTttttaaaacaaaaaaattaaaagtaaagtGAAAGCGATGTGAccacttctttttttgttcaatCTCTCTTCACACTAGTGTTTCTACTATAACATGCATAATGCGCCCTATTGCCGCGCGTATGGACTGGGAATGAGATATTGTCGTGGCTGGAGCAGAGGGATACAGTCGTTGAGAAAAGTGATTTTAGCAGATGAACCATGGCACCGGTGTTTCACACTGATGAAGCCTCGAGTTAGCCCTAATGATAGAAATGAAGTCGTATATTTCTGGATCTTACTTGAATGGAGTCACGATAACTTCTGCATCTCGCTTGAAAGAAGCCACAATCAAACCCTGTATAGCTGAGTTTTCATTCCATTCCATTTCATCTTGTATCATTTCATTCCGATTCATTTTATCTATACTGATATTCCTGTGGGCTTCATACATAATCATTACATGCACATCAAAATCAAGCACGCAGCAAGTTTGAGTGTCAGAGTCATCTTATATTCATTTCGTCTTGGTCTTTCATAGTATGTACTTTTCatgcttcatcatcatcaccaccatttGCACCaattccttgttttttcttgtctccttATTTCTCTCatgccttcttctcaaagcaTACCTATATTCCACGCAGaataaaaaagcaaaaactcGTAAATTAGCAAAAGAAAACGGACAAATATATATGAGCAAAAGGATGCTCATAACATGTCGCCTTCCTGCGCCGCAAACGCCATATATATGACCATTGTAGATAAGGAAATGAGGGAAGAATCAATTAGGGGAGGCCATCAAAAAGGAGCAAGGCCTGATTCCAGACGGTATAGTCGTTTGCCTGATTAATATGTTCACGTCGAACAAGCAACAAGATGAATACAAACAGGCGTCGTAAGGCTCATGTACAAAACGTCGCAGCCAGAAGAGCGGCAAGACTATGGCCGCTTGGCGTATCGCTGTGATTGTGATCGTCCGCCCCGACTAGatctgctgcggcggctgcgcGATCTTTGCTGaccggtgctggagctggcagcTAAGTTAAAATCAATCAGTAAAATGTTCCGTTTtcacaaaaaaagggaggcaATTAACGTACTGTTGCTCTGGGTATAGTCGGAATAGCTGTAGTAAGAATTGCTGTACCGCGAGGGCGACTTGCGAGAGTTTGGCCGCTTATCCTTCTTGAGGTTAAGCAGCGTAAAGAGAGTCGCAGCCACGGCTCCAATTCCAAGCCACTTCCAGCAACctccgctgctgctcttccgctTCTCACGACGATCCGTGACGACGGTCGACGTGGCCGgacggctgctgccgccaaacCAGCCGCCGTGGCGATCGCGGCGAGAGTAGgccgaggcagaggctgcaCGGCTGCCGCCCTTGGAGTAGCGCTCCTCGATGATTTCCTCCTCGCGGACGCTGCTGTCGTTGGAGCGTCGCTTGCCGAAGATGGCAGCCCAGAGGCCGCGCGCgatgcagcagaagcagagaagcagcagcagggccacGCCGACCAGCGTTCCAATCACAATGCCGGCAATGGCACCGGGGCTGAGgccgttgccgttggtgGTCTTGCTGccggcgccaatggcctcTCCGTCGCCGGTGGCCGTGGCAGAGGCCCCCGTGTTAGTGCCCGTCTGAACACTAGTAATGGTCGTGGTTCCGGTGACTCGGTAGGGAGCAGAGAACTGCGTCGTGGTGTGGCCGTcggtgacgatgacgacgggCGTCGGCTCGGCGTAGCCAGGCTTGGCCGAGCACTGGCCCTGGAAGGCGCACGTCTGCCATCCGGCGCAGCAAATGGGCCCGCAGGCCGCCTGCTGGGAGTCCTGCGGCACGCAATTGACGCCGGCGGTGGGCGTGGGCACGGGCGCCCAGTGAGTGAAGTAGGTGGTGGTGAAGGTCCTCGTCTCGGTCCAGGTGCTCGTGTATGCGCCGTAGCCGCCCAGGCATGTGGCGACGTTTCCGCTCAGCGTGGTGCAGAGCTCGGTGCTGTCGCAGCAGTACTGGCTGTCGGAGCCGCAGGGCGTGCCGTCGCAGCCATCGcgctggaagagaaaggcGTAGCCCAGGTCGCTCTGGTCGTCTCTGGGGAATGGGCCGGCAGACACGAGggccgccgcggccagcagcgcaatgAGGGAGCGCATGGTGAGGCGCGGAGTCGCTCCCCAGAAGCGATTCGAGTGTCtcagaaaaggaaaagagaagcagctggaatGTGAAAAAAGGTCGGGACACTCAAAAAGCAGTGTGTAAGATCGGCCCAATGAATTAGCGGTGTTGAGTTCGCTGAGATAGAGGCGTTGATTGATCTGcgcagcgatgaagaagatagaaaaaaaaggcaccgTTACACTGACgatggcgttttttttttctatcgACCTTGCATGAGatcaaagtcaaaaaaagggagacccgagagaaggaagaatgggagctgcagctggcggTCTCGGCGCTGCACGATGACTTTTATCGGCTGTAAAAGTTGTCAATCCCCAACCTCCCACTTACACCCACACACCACGCAGCAAATCCCAGCCCCTCTATTTTGACCGACTCGACAAAGGCCCTCGACTTGGGCCATATCATGGATCCGTCATGCAGACTGGATGAGGTACTTGTCGCACATACCCACCACACCTTCTGCTAGCTATCATCTCTAGTTGCTGTCATGAGCTGGGGACACACGAGTTTTGGCTGCCTTTACAAGCTACGGGCATGTCACTCTCTCACACAcattttctgcttctgacAGGCACCGTTTGGACGGGCTGCAAGCCGCGGTGAAGCAGAAAGCAAGTGCGGGCAGATTGAGCATTACGTGCTAGCAGTGCTACCTTGAGGTGGGAAGGGTACCTGACACGAGAAAAAGTGCAGGCAAAATGTGTGTTGTGTTGGATTGCGGGAGCGAGGCTAATGCGCTCTACTGGGTACTAAGTTGGTGGCACTTGTGTGTGGGAGGCAAGACAAGTTCCACCcccaaaagaaagaacaaagggaaaagaagattttTGAGCCCCTGACTAGAGCTGGGAAAAGATGCAAGATGCAGCAAGGGCCGCTCGGACCGAAATCTGACTTTTgagtctctgctgctgctagtgtTGGTGGTGTCTGACTGTCTGCTGCCTCGAGAGCTGATAAGGCGGTCACtaagaaaatgaaagaaaagccaagaCAAAATCTTAACGAGGTGCCGGGAGTAGCCAAGCCGGACACTCAAATGGCCAAGTTGATACGAGCGAGTCAACATCTCTGTGCCTAGGTAGACAAGGTAATACGCCAATACGCTTAGCTCACAGACAGGTTACACGGAGTGGCAGATGCCCGCCCCGAGGCGATGGATGAGCTGGCAGTCTGTCGGTTTCCATCAAACTGCCTCATTGGGTCGCCGCACGATTTGGCAGCCTCTGATGGGCTGGAGCAGGCGAAGCGAGGAATCTGGGACCAGGGCTGGGCTGACCTTGTTCCGCCTGAGCCGTTGCTGTGACTGAGATGATGGATCGATCACCGTTGGTTTCCCACAATTTGTTTCCATCTTTGATCCatggcagctgctgcatgtcGACCGCCTCGTCTGCTGGTGCGGTTCTACAGTAGACTGCATAATTACATGACGCATGCGTGTGTGAGAATGTGCGTATGCAGCCTCGATAGAAATACCAGATATACCCTAGTATGCAGATATTTAGTGCTacaatgagaagaagagcaaaccTGTGTTACAAGATTTTCATGTGAGGTGACCGGAAAAGCTTCTTTCTTGCGCTTCCAAAGAGTGTAGGGTGGCCATTTCCAAAGAGCATCTCGGAGCCTACAAAGTGCTCCGGAGAAGCATATTGGAAAGATGGCAGTCCATCGGGCTCAACTTGCCGTAAGTGGGCTTTTCCAATTAACTGCTATTCATAAATTTTCATTCATCAATTCTTGATGCTTGCCATCAATTGATGAGCAAGTAACTGTACGCGCAGGATAATATCATGGACGGGATCAAGGAAGGCAGTCATCAACAAGACTCTAAATTGTGCCCCTCAGCtgggaagacgaagagaaaagTGGCTGGTGGGGTGGCTTGTTTAGCTGAGAAGCTGCGGCTTGGAGCTCTGCGGTCCCTGATCTATGGCCGAACGCCGGATAAACTATGCCCAAGAAAGGTGGGGTGCAAACATCATGGGAGCTTCCActgcagagcagagctgcgCCGTACAGTGAcactctccatctccagcttcacCTAAttctgcatcttcagcctcgcTCAGCctgctggatgctggtgGGCTGCTATCGCCTCTTCAATTGACTTcgcctttctctcttccacctctcttAGCTTCTCTATATCGTTTCATTCATTGTTTAATATTCTCCCTTTGTCGCCCATCCCATATTCCGCGCGTTGCAGCCTTgctccatcgtcatctcgcATCCATACTACCCCCCGAGCATACATCGCCGCCATGTCTCTCGATCCACCAACCTACCTGGCCTCGCTGCAGAGCAACATTCGCCAGCGGCCGATTCCCTGGGACGGCGCCGTCCGAGCGGGCAGCCTTACGGAAGACCAGTTATCCAAGATCCGCGCCGTCgacaaggcgaagaagcccgAGCAGAGGAAGGAGATTGTCACGGCAGACCTCGACGGATATCGACTGCTGTTTgttggcggcaatggcagccccAGCGTGTTGGAAAAGGCAGGAAAGAATGCCAACCTTGTCCAGTATATATTGGTTCTGCTAGCCGACCTGCTCGATGGTAAGTCAAACTCTCGACTCCACGCGGCATCAAACAGTGTTCGATGGTCGATAAGTAGCATCATCACAGTCGCATGCACCAAACAgaagtttttaatttttgaTGCACTTCTTATCTttcatcatttcttttctttccatctttaGAGTTTTCGCTGACGGCCTCCGTTGTCGCAAATAGCCGTACCGTCGCTCGCCAAGGCACTCTTAAAATCTCCTGAGCCATACCAGCATTTCTTACCACTGTTCCGCGCCCACTCCAACGAAGACCCAATCCCGCTGCTTACTGCACACGCCTTGTCGAATCTCATGGCTCTCGCGCAGGATGATTCTAGAGCCACCGTCCTCTCGCTTCCCCTGATCTTTACCTACCTGTCCGGCCTGGCTCAGAGCTCCGATGCTGGCTTGCAGGATTTTGCTGTGCAAGAGTATTCGTCCTTGCTGTTCGGTCACGTTCCCCGGGAACACTTTTGGAAGCAGCACACCGAGACCGTTGCGCCACTCGTCAGCATCctccgagctgctgccggcgTTGGCAATGGAGGCGACTCATCAGCTAGTCTCTGGAGCGGCACTACTAGCATGCGCGGCTTTGAGGGCTCATTGAGTGGAGGCGTTGGTCTGCAGCTTCTATACCACGTTCTCATGGTCTTATGGCAGCTGAGTTTTGAATCCGAGGAGATTGGAGATGAGCTGAATGAGTAAGTATTTGGCGATTTATAAGCCTGAATCTGAGGTGTTCATGTTTTGTCACTTTTTACTGACCATGATGATAGCGAATACGATATTATTCTTTTGTACACTCACCTTCTCCGACTATCGCCCAAGGAAAAGACAACTCGGTTGATTCTGTCCACTCTATACCATCTGCTCGAGAAGAACCAGAAGACCCTTCTCCCCACTGCCGTTCTCGCCCGCCTGCCTGCACTGCTGGAGAATCTCAGTGGCCGTCATCTCACTGACCCTGACTTGCTTGAGGACCTTCAGAGCCTGAAAGAGCTGCTCGATGAATACACCAAGACAAAGACTACCTTTGACGAGTACGTGGCTGAAGTCCAGTCTGGCCACCTCCGCTGGTCACCACCTCACCGCAGCACCGTCTTCTGGGCTGAAAACGCAAGAAAAATTC encodes:
- a CDS encoding 60S ribosomal protein uL6; this encodes MRYIHSQEILEIPEGVKVSIKTRIVTVEGPRGKLTKNLGHLAVNFGHPKKNTISIEIHHGNRKNVATLRTVRSIIENLITGVTKGFKYKMRYVYAHFPINVNLDKNKESGLFEVEIRNFIGEKIVRRVTMHEGVDVEISKAQKDELILSGNSLENVSQSAADIQQICRVRNKDIRKFLDGLYVSEKGNVVEEN
- a CDS encoding uncharacterized protein (EggNog:ENOG41~SECRETED:SignalP(1-16)~TransMembrane:2 (n4-11c16/17o205-233i306-325o)) — translated: MRSLIALLAAAALVSAGPFPRDDQSDLGYAFLFQRDGCDGTPCGSDSQYCCDSTELCTTLSGNVATCLGGYGAYTSTWTETRTFTTTYFTHWAPVPTPTAGVNCVPQDSQQAACGPICCAGWQTCAFQGQCSAKPGYAEPTPVVIVTDGHTTTQFSAPYRVTGTTTITSVQTGTNTGASATATGDGEAIGAGSKTTNGNGLSPGAIAGIVIGTLVGVALLLLLCFCCIARGLWAAIFGKRRSNDSSVREEEIIEERYSKGGSRAASASAYSRRDRHGGWFGGSSRPATSTVVTDRREKRKSSSGGCWKWLGIGAVAATLFTLLNLKKDKRPNSRKSPSRYSNSYYSYSDYTQSNTASSSTGQQRSRSRRSRSSRGGRSQSQRYAKRP
- a CDS encoding uncharacterized protein (BUSCO:EOG092D2XS7) → MSLDPPTYLASLQSNIRQRPIPWDGAVRAGSLTEDQLSKIRAVDKAKKPEQRKEIVTADLDGYRLLFVGGNGSPSVLEKAGKNANLVQYILVLLADLLDAVPSLAKALLKSPEPYQHFLPLFRAHSNEDPIPLLTAHALSNLMALAQDDSRATVLSLPLIFTYLSGLAQSSDAGLQDFAVQEYSSLLFGHVPREHFWKQHTETVAPLVSILRAAAGVGNGGDSSASLWSGTTSMRGFEGSLSGGVGLQLLYHVLMVLWQLSFESEEIGDELNDEYDIILLYTHLLRLSPKEKTTRLILSTLYHLLEKNQKTLLPTAVLARLPALLENLSGRHLTDPDLLEDLQSLKELLDEYTKTKTTFDEYVAEVQSGHLRWSPPHRSTVFWAENARKILEYQNGEVPRKLAEIMQKPWDNDKQVLAIACNDIGCLVKEVPEKRSQLEKVGLKRRIMELMASDDENIRWESLRALGGWLKYSFESN